A region of Muntiacus reevesi chromosome 11, mMunRee1.1, whole genome shotgun sequence DNA encodes the following proteins:
- the OXGR1 gene encoding 2-oxoglutarate receptor 1 produces MNEPLDDFANASDFPDYAAALENCTNENIPLKTHYLPVIYSIIFLVGFPGNVIAISTYIFKMRPWRSSTIIMLNLACTDLLYLTSLPFLVHYYAGGEHWVFGDFMCKFIRFGFHFNLYSSILFLTCFSIFRYFVIIHPMSCFSIHKKRWAVVACAVVWIVSLVAVIPMTFLITATTSTNRSACPDLTSSDDLTTIKWYNLILTATTFCLPLVIVTLCYTMIIYTLTQGPQMHSCLKQKARRLTILLLLVFYICFLPFHILRVIRIESRLLSISCSTEHQIHEAYIVSRPLAALNTFGNLLLYVVVSSNFQQAVCSMVRCRTGGDLEQGKKVSQSNNA; encoded by the coding sequence ATGAATGAGCCACTAGATGATTTTGCAAATGCCTCTGATTTTCCCGATTATGCAGCTGCTCTTGAAAATTGCACCAATGAAAATATCCCCCTCAAGACGCACTACCTCCCTGTTATTTATAGCATCATCTTCCTGGTGGGTTTTCCCGGAAATGTGATAGCCATCTCCACGTACATCTTCAAAATGCGGCCCTGGAGAAGCAGCACCATCATCATGCTGAACCTGGCCTGCACCGACCTGCTGTATCTCACCAGCCTTCCCTTCCTGGTTCACTACTACGCCGGTGGAGAACACTGGGTCTTCGGGGACTTCATGTGCAAGTTCATCCGATTCGGCTTCCACTTCAACCTGTATAGCAGCATCCTCTTCCTCACCTGCTTTAGCATCTTCCGCTACTTTGTCATCATTCACCCCATGAGCTGCTTCTCCATCCACAAAAAGCGATGGGCCGTGGTGGCCTGTGCGGTGGTGTGGATCGTGTCGCTGGTGGCCGTCATTCCCATGACCTTCCTGATCACAGCCACCACCAGCACCAATAGATCCGCCTGCCCTGACCTCACCAGCTCGGATGACCTCACGACCATCAAATGGTACAATCTAATTTTGACCGCCACCACTTTCTGCCTCCCCTTGGTGATAGTGACGCTCTGCTATACAATGATTATCTACACCCTAACTCAAGGACCTCAGATGCACAGCTGCCTGAAGCAGAAAGCACGCAGGCTCACCATTCTGCTGCTTCTCGTGTTTTATATATGCTTTTTGCCCTTCCATATCTTGAGGGTCATTCGGATCGAATCTCGCCTGCTTTCCATTAGCTGCTCCACTGAGCATCAGATCCATGAAGCGTACATCGTTTCAAGACCGCTAGCTGCCCTGAACACCTTTGGTAACCTGTTACTGTACGTGGTTGTCAGCAGCAACTTCCAGCAGGCTGTGTGCTCCATGGTGAGGTGCAGAACAGGTGGGgacctggagcagggaaagaaaGTCAGTCAGTCAAACAACGCTTGA